Proteins encoded together in one Quercus lobata isolate SW786 chromosome 3, ValleyOak3.0 Primary Assembly, whole genome shotgun sequence window:
- the LOC115981945 gene encoding protein JINGUBANG gives MGLLPCPLPCHTDSESQSQSDSLSSSTLSSQPSLPSVPSLTSPSHQQHDQSLPNPNTAQHLCIATIKGHSSYVSSLTLAGKFLYSGTSNSEISQFSRDPFGLESNNSMDNVVALSNGAVKSLVVDLEQDKLFSAHQDNKIRVWKINNNNNDYNTPNQKYKCIATLPTLNDRFSRFFSAKNYVKVRRHKKCTWVHHVDAISALAISKDGSFLYSASWDRSFKIWRTNDFKCLESVGNAHDDAINALVLSKDGFVYTGSADKKIKVWKKKQAGDNYKDHSHSLVATLEKHKSAVNALALTSDGSVLYSGACDRSILVWEKDSEAIDGNFGQMVLVGALRGHTKAILCLAVVSDLVCSGSADNTVRIWRRGIEKSYSCLGVLEGHRRPVKSLAVALDGNNNGGKSGSSDCGTSYLVYSGSLDCDIKVWQIWVPSL, from the coding sequence ATGGGGCTTCTTCCATGTCCATTGCCTTGCCACACAGACTCAGAGTCACAATCTCAATCAGATTCATTAAGCTCTTCTACACTTTCTTCCCAACCAAGTCTTCCCTCTGTTCCTTCTCTCACCTCACCATCTCACCAACAACATGACCAATCATTACCTAATCCAAACACAGCCCAACACCTCTGCATAGCCACTATCAAAGGCCACTCCTCCTACGTGTCCTCTCTAACTCTCGCTGGCAAATTCCTCTACAGTGGAACTTCCAACAGCGAAATAAGCCAATTTAGCCGAGACCCTTTTGGCCTCGAAAGCAATAATTCAATGGACAACGTTGTTGCTCTAAGCAACGGTGCGGTTAAGTCCCTTGTAGTAGATTTGGAGCAAGATAAGCTATTCAGTGCTCATCAAGACAACAAAATCCGTGTGTGGAAGatcaataacaacaataatgatTACAATACCCCAAACCAAAAGTACAAGTGCATAGCCACTCTTCCAACGTTGAATGATCGtttttcaaggtttttctctGCCAAGAACTACGTAAAAGTACGTAGACACAAGAAGTGTACGTGGGTACATCATGTTGATGCCATTTCAGCACTTGCTATATCCAAAGATGGGTCTTTTTTATACTCAGCTTCGTGGGATAGGTCGTTCAAGATTTGGCGAACCAATGATTTTAAGTGCTTAGAGTCTGTTGGGAATGCACACGATGATGCAATCAATGCTTTAGTATTGTCCAAAGATGGTTTTGTTTACACTGGTTCAGCTGATAAGAAAATCAAGGTGTGGAAGAAAAAGCAAGCTGGGGACAATTACAAAGATCATTCACATTCACTAGTGGCTACATTAGAGAAGCACAAGTCAGCTGTGAATGCATTGGCTCTAACCAGTGATGGGTCTGTGTTATATTCAGGAGCTTGTGATCGTTCAATTCTTGTCTGGGAGAAAGATAGTGAAGCTATAGATGGTAATTTTGGTCAAATGGTGTTAGTGGGTGCTCTTAGAGGTCACACCAAAGCTATATTGTGCTTGGCTGTGGTGTCGGATTTGGTGTGCAGTGGCTCAGCTGATAACACTGTTAGGATCTGGAGGAGAGGAATCGAGAAGAGCTATTCTTGTTTGGGTGTGTTGGAAGGACATAGACGCCCAGTTAAGTCCTTAGCAGTGGCTCTTGATGGTAATAATAATGGTGGTAAAAGTGGTTCTTCTGATTGTGGTACTTCTTACCTGGTCTACAGTGGTAGTTTGGATTGTGATATTAAAGTCTGGCAAATATGGGTTCCCTCTCTTTga